In the genome of Fulvivirga maritima, one region contains:
- a CDS encoding T9SS type A sorting domain-containing protein, translating into MFFTFLTAEAQIEDYSFSVGDEFLLRNSDRSFFTEGAPWRIFIDEVTDIEENAVTGVGYDIGFPFYFSGNYFDRFALSSNGYIKLGTSQEPFSIPTSFDSVFSSNSSSLFDNMIALGRISTSYYPDYNSISISTFGFPGEKTSIIGIGYQDGASLKGISCQIELSEIDQSFRLAYSALQRYGILTEIQFLTIGFRGDTVNKVSLLKIQEDTNTWATPQIVDDLNAVCELNENVFILPNDNEITGWSYNFTPPSGIIPPCSKPFYLITYKGFPEAQSTRFLDDPNQIGYFNLLDGFAQAPTTNLTVAWAEASEHDATYDILLGVSGQAPDTLSLNLASREINLPQLLPDTEYTIERIAKDSDGNVLYSCQASFSTQLYQDYCQPRPLIGGNEYINHIRINTLEYNRNAEDEILTLLPEERYTTTLKANETYTFNFTNSVLNGNLYKYNVWVHIDLNRDGNWDHETESFLMGTTAYNDRSLSNTITIPENVIPGKTRMRIKLTNSASTTPGANEACGNDLFGGGRQDYIITLEAPESCNGLAVSNTSQNASCINASNGSITLNPTGGSGDFSYSWTRNGTSFNANTQQISNLEPGNYQAWVEDVNTGCQVQTALIGITQPYPLSFSSQIISPQCADSETGSIQIYPTGGTTPYSLSIIQNGQLLYQVNSYDTLSQDQLLAGSYELILTDANDCEISQTIMIEDQLQPLQCSYTIEDADGQTKRIFINCEGGTPPYQFEWEDPAILGQEVILTPGSYNVNIADSQGCNTTIENIEIPTITSTENPVLSDLQIYPNPTENNLWIKSNEDKSMNISIMSSTGKTISEHHLELKAHEPYLLDVSGLESGVYVIKILDNEKNQIVKMMKSL; encoded by the coding sequence TTGTTCTTTACGTTTCTCACAGCAGAGGCACAGATTGAAGATTATTCTTTTTCCGTTGGTGATGAATTTTTATTACGAAATAGTGATCGCTCTTTTTTTACAGAAGGAGCCCCTTGGCGAATTTTTATTGATGAAGTAACAGATATTGAGGAAAATGCTGTTACTGGAGTGGGGTATGATATAGGTTTCCCCTTCTATTTCAGTGGCAACTACTTTGATCGCTTCGCACTTTCTTCGAACGGTTATATTAAACTAGGAACTTCTCAAGAGCCCTTTAGCATCCCAACATCATTTGATAGCGTATTTTCTTCTAATTCATCATCCTTATTTGACAATATGATCGCTCTTGGAAGAATCAGCACTAGTTATTATCCCGATTACAATTCTATTTCAATTAGTACTTTTGGGTTTCCTGGAGAAAAAACATCTATTATAGGGATAGGATATCAAGACGGAGCTTCCCTAAAAGGTATTTCCTGCCAAATTGAACTTTCTGAAATTGATCAATCCTTTAGATTAGCATATTCAGCTCTTCAACGATATGGTATATTGACTGAAATTCAGTTCCTTACGATAGGGTTTAGAGGAGATACGGTTAACAAAGTCTCATTACTGAAAATTCAAGAAGACACTAACACTTGGGCCACTCCTCAAATTGTAGATGATTTAAATGCCGTCTGTGAGCTCAATGAAAATGTGTTCATTTTACCAAACGACAATGAGATTACAGGATGGTCATACAACTTCACACCTCCATCTGGCATTATCCCTCCTTGTAGCAAACCTTTTTATCTAATCACTTACAAAGGATTTCCTGAAGCCCAGTCAACTCGATTTTTAGATGATCCAAATCAAATTGGTTACTTCAACCTGCTTGATGGATTTGCTCAGGCTCCCACCACTAACTTAACAGTAGCTTGGGCTGAAGCCTCTGAGCATGATGCGACCTATGATATCCTTTTAGGTGTATCGGGGCAGGCTCCTGATACCTTATCTCTCAATCTTGCGTCAAGAGAAATCAATTTGCCGCAACTTCTTCCGGATACAGAATACACTATTGAAAGAATAGCTAAAGACAGTGATGGAAACGTTCTTTACTCTTGTCAGGCTTCTTTTTCGACTCAACTTTATCAAGACTATTGTCAACCTAGACCTTTAATAGGGGGCAACGAATATATCAATCATATTAGAATCAATACATTAGAATACAATCGAAATGCTGAAGATGAAATTCTGACACTTTTACCAGAAGAGCGGTACACTACTACCTTAAAAGCCAATGAAACCTATACCTTCAACTTCACAAATAGTGTTCTCAATGGCAACCTGTACAAGTATAATGTATGGGTCCACATTGATCTTAATAGAGATGGCAACTGGGACCACGAAACAGAATCTTTCCTGATGGGAACCACTGCATACAACGACAGAAGCTTAAGCAATACCATTACCATCCCTGAAAATGTAATACCAGGAAAGACCAGAATGAGAATAAAACTCACTAACTCAGCATCTACTACTCCTGGAGCAAATGAAGCCTGCGGCAATGATCTTTTTGGAGGAGGCAGACAAGACTACATCATAACGCTGGAAGCTCCTGAATCTTGCAATGGACTAGCGGTAAGTAACACCTCTCAAAATGCTAGTTGTATTAATGCCAGTAATGGCTCTATCACATTAAACCCTACAGGTGGATCCGGAGACTTTAGTTATTCATGGACAAGAAATGGTACTTCCTTCAATGCTAATACGCAGCAAATCTCTAATCTTGAACCAGGTAATTATCAGGCATGGGTTGAAGATGTAAACACTGGTTGTCAGGTGCAAACAGCGTTAATTGGCATAACACAGCCTTATCCATTATCTTTTTCAAGCCAAATCATATCTCCGCAATGCGCTGACTCTGAGACAGGATCTATCCAGATTTACCCTACTGGTGGTACTACCCCCTACTCGCTTTCTATCATCCAAAATGGTCAGTTATTATACCAGGTAAATAGTTATGACACATTATCTCAGGATCAGCTTTTAGCTGGCTCCTACGAATTAATTCTTACTGATGCCAATGATTGTGAAATTTCACAAACCATTATGATAGAAGACCAGCTTCAACCACTACAATGTAGCTACACTATAGAAGACGCCGATGGGCAAACAAAAAGAATATTCATCAACTGTGAGGGCGGAACCCCTCCATACCAATTTGAGTGGGAAGATCCTGCTATTCTTGGACAAGAAGTAATATTAACACCAGGCAGCTATAATGTCAATATAGCTGATAGTCAGGGTTGTAATACTACCATTGAAAACATAGAAATACCAACCATCACCAGCACCGAAAACCCCGTTTTATCAGACCTTCAAATCTATCCGAACCCTACTGAAAACAACCTTTGGATTAAAAGTAATGAAGATAAAAGCATGAACATTTCTATCATGAGCAGCACTGGTAAAACTATATCAGAACACCACCTGGAGTTAAAAGCTCATGAGCCTTATCTACTAGATGTATCTGGACTGGAAAGTGG